The window TCTGTCTGAGGTGGAGCGGAGCCTGCGGGTAATGGACTGCGCGGTGCTGATTCTGTCGGCGGTTGAAGGGGTGCAGGCGCAGAGCGAGATGATCTGGAATGCGCTGCGCAAGCTGGGGATTCCTACACTGATTTTCGTGAATAAAATGGACCGGACCGGCGCTGACCCGGAGGCTGTGCTGGCACAGGCGCGCACCTATCTGTCCGGGGACATTATTCCGGTGCAGCAGCCGCTCGGGAAGGAGCAGGGATACTCAGGTGCGGCGGATCTATGGGACGCACATTCGGATGCCGCTGCGCGGACTGAAATGCTGGAGGCGCTGGCGGAACGGGATGAGGCGCTGCTGGAACTCTACATGTCAGGCGGGGAGCCGGATCTGTCTAATTGGAAAAGAGAGATGCAGGCAGCTTCCGCCGCAGGGCGGTTGTTCCCGCTCGTGTACGGTGTGGCCGCCAAAGGTCTGGGTATAACGGAGCTGCTGGACGCGATGATCGACTACTTTCCCCGGGCAGGCGGCGATGCTTCACAGCCGTTGTCCGGCCTCGTGTACAATATTCAGCGCGACAAAAGCATGGGCCGTATGGCCTTCGTCCGCCTCTACCAAGGGACGATCCGCAACCGTGATACGGTAACGAACTACTCCCAGGAGGTTCAGGCCAAAGTCACGCAGATCCGCAAAGTGGAGGGCGGCCGTACGGAGGATGTCGGGTCACTTACAGCTGGCGATATTGCGGTGGTCTACGGCCTGTCCGGCGTACGGATCGGTGATGTGCTGGGCAGTCCGGACGCTATTCCGCAGGAGGCGAAGCTGGCTGTACCGCTGCTGACGGTGCGTGTCTTCTGGGGAGCGGACACCGATGACCACAAGGTGATTGGTGCGCTGCAGGAGCTGGCGGATGAAGATCCGCAGCTGGGTGCGGAGTGGCTGCCGGAGGAACGCGAGCTGCATATCAAGGTGATGGGGCCGATTCAGCTGGAGGTGCTGGACAGTGTGCTGGAGAGCCGCTATGGCCTGAAGGTCACCTTCGGCCCGCCGTCAGTGATCTATAAAGAAACGCCAAGTGGCACCGGCGAAGGGTATATCGCCTACCTGATGCCGAAGCCGTGCTGGGCAATTCTGCGCTTCCATATTGAACCGGGTCTGCCGGGTAGCGGCCTGGTGTATGAATCGGTAGTGCGTAGCTCCGATCTGCTGCCGCAGTACCAGAACGAGACCGCGCGCCGCGTACCGGAAGCGCTGCAGCAGGGACTCTGCGGCTGGGAGGTCACCGACCTCAAGGTGACGCTGGTGGAGGGGAACCACCATGTGTGGCATACCCATCCGCTGGATTTTGCCGTAGCCACGCCTATGGGCATCATGGACGGGCTGAACCGGATTGGCACCACGCTGCTGGAGCCCATCCTTGCCGTACGCATCGTTGTGCCGGAGGAGAACGCCGGCCGCGTGATGAACGACCTCGTGCAGATGCGCGGCAGCTTTGAGCCGCCCGTCCTGCAGGGGGAGCGGATGATCATCGAGGGCCGGCTGCCGCTGGCGACGTCGTTGGATTATCCGGTGACGCTCAGCTCCTATACGAAGGGGCGGAGCACCTTCACCTCCGCTTTCGCCGCCTACGAGCCATGCCCGCCGGATGTCCATGCCGAGCGCACCCGCCGGGGGGTGAACCCGCTCGATCAGGCGAAGTACATCCTGAGCGTGCGGAAGGCGCTGCAGGGGTAACCCGCCTGATCTGGCTTCCGGTCTCTAACTGTATTCTCTGCGGCTAAATCACAGAAAACGCAATGAATGTCTACGTGAAAATCCGCTAACAGGAAAAGGAGGCGTTGTCTTTGCGGCGACTGCTTACGCTGGCTTTCAATCTGTCTTTAAGTTTTGCGATACTATCCGGCTGCACTGCAATACAGCAGGAGAATTTGACCGAACAATTGCAGAAGACGGTTTCTTATCCGGAATCCACCCCCTTTGAAGCAACAGAAACAGCTCCATCCGCCCAGCCGGATCCGAAGTCTGATTATGCGATCTCGCTAAAGGGTACCCGGCTGTCTCTGCATGACAGCAATGACGAGGTGGATTTGCCAGCCCTGCTGGGCACCCCTCTGACAGAAAAAACGTATACACTACAGAATGCTGATACATTAACAGGTTCATTTATGCAGGAGTTAACGTTTCCGGGACTGGAAATGCAGCTCTTTTCGCCGAAGCAGGATGGCAAGTCCTTCTGGATCATGAATATGCGGATTACAGACGCCGCCTATGTTACTTCCAAGGGATTGCGTGTGGGGATGCTGTTTAAGGACTTGAAGACTGTATATCCTGATATTCAGCCTAACAACGGTAATGATGCTGATCCGGAAAATAGCACGTATGAGATTGGATCACAGGAAACCTATGACTACGCCCGTTTTGAAGTGAAGGAGGGGGTTATCCGAGAAATCTATCTCCACCATGATATTCCTTAAAAAGAGCACTTCCGGTGCGCCTCAGTTCAGGTGAAAGGCAGATTTCTCCGGCGGGATGAGAATAGTGTGGTTACAATAAGTTACAAATGTTTATTATCCAGTAAATAAACAATGTGATGGCTGAATAGACTACATTATTTGATGATAAGGAGTTTTGCAAATGGTCATCTGGGGAACGCTCATTTCAATTGTAACCGCTGTTATTTTGTCTGCGTTTATCGGCCCTTACGGGCTGCTGACGCTGCTCGCCGTAGGCTTTGGTTTCCTGTTCAGTATCCACTCCAGAATCCGGGATGTTCAGAATGATCTCCAGCAGATCAAGCAGAAGCTGGGTATAACGGACACCGTGGAGTCTGCGGTGAGCAATGAGGAGATTGAAGCGGAGCTGGAGCAGGAGATGGCAATGGAGAAATAGAAGGAGTAGGACAAGAAAAGTGTAGAAATACGAACAGCCCATTATGAAATGGTGGAACACGGGGACGGAGGCAGCAGAGTGCGTACGATTATATATTTTATCCGCCATGCGGAATCGCTTTATGCTGAAGGGCAGGAGCGGTCAAGAGGGTTGTCTGAACGGGGAATGGGGGATGCGCTCCGGGTCCGAACGATTTTGCAAAATGAATCTGTTGATGTGTTTGTCTCCAGCCCCTATGAGCGGGCGGTGCAGACGATTAAGCCGCTGGCGGATGCTATGTGCAAGGATATTATTATTGTAGAGGACCTGAGGGAAAGAACAATCGGGGATATAGGCGGACTGAGCTTTCCGGCGGCTAAGCAAAGGGTGTATCAGGACTTCCATCTGGCGTTTGCGGAGGGTGAATCCAGCGCTGCGGCCCGGACCAGAGGGGTGCAGGCGCTGGAGCGGCTGCTGGAGGAATATGCAGGCATGAACCTGGCGCTCGGAACCCACGGCGATATCATGACACTGATGCTGAACCATTTTGATCCGCAGCAGTATAATTACGAGTTTTGGAAGTCTGCTTCTATGCCGGATATTTATAAGACGGAGTTTGACGGTAAGCAGCTGTTGAGTGTGGTCAGAGCATGGGAACAACGGCCCTGATAATATACAAGATTTAAAAACCCTTGAATGAAAATTCAGGGGTTTGTTTAGGTGCGACCCTAAATAACAGCCTTTCTTCACTCCGTTACCTCCTCCCCCGCCTTCTTCCGCGCCCGGAACCGCCGTACTTTCATCAAATTCCCGCAGAGCTTATCATCACAATAGCGCTTCGAGCGGTTGCGGGTGTCGTCATAGTAGACCCAGAGGCAGTCGGGATTATCGCAGATGCGGATACGGGAAGTCTCTTTCTCTAATACGGCTTCAGCAAAAGAAGCCGCGATTTCGGCCATGATCTGTCCCCAATCGCTACGCTGCGGCAGGAGAGAGAGCTTAGGCGGCTTGTCCGGCTTCCGCATGATTTGCCGGATGGACGGCCCTTCGGCCATATATCTGTTCAGCTGGTCCAGCAGCGTCTGGTCTGGCTGAGCACCCTGCACGAGCTTCTGGACTTCCGCCCACAGCAAGCTGCGCAGCTCCTTGAGCTGTTGCAGTTCGAATGCAACAGGTGGCGCTGCCGCCGGCAGATCATGCTGCGCCAGCCACTCTGCCAGCCACTGCGGATCCTCAAGCCGGTCCTTGTCATGGCTCCGGTCGCCTGTCCGCCAATCCCGCCAGTAGCTGTTAATATAATCCTCCCACAGCACGGTTCATTCCTCCTTTCGTAATCATTCTATCCCTTGATTGTAACAGCTAAAACTCACCTTTACTAGTTACTTGAATCCTCTGCAGATATATGCTACATTTCTATTGTAACGATTATGACCGTATTTAAGTAGTTACACAACAAAAACTTGCAGGAGGTACGACATGCAGAATAAGATCAGTGATGTTTTGCTGCAGAACTGGGATTATGCCATGGATATCGAGGATTGGGCACCGCCGCTGAGCGCTGCGCTGGAGGGTGTGAATGCGGAGCAGGCCAGCTGGAAGCCGGGCGAAGCGGGCAATTCGATCTGGGAGACCGTCAACCATCTGACCTACTACAAGGAACGGCTGCTGATCAAGCTTAAAGGGCTGCCGAAGCTTCCTGATCTAGAGAGTAATGATGCTACTTTTACCGTAACGGAGCGTGGAGAAGAGGCCTGGGGGCAGGCCGTTGCCAAGCTGAAATCGGTCCATGCATCCTTGCGTGAAGTTATCGAAGCACTGGAAGAAGGCATTTATGACTGGGGCGGCTCGGGGCATGCTCCGGGCGAAGAAGTGATGAGCCTGATCCTGCATGACTGTTACCATACCGGACAGATTGTGCTGGTCCGCAAGCTGCAGGGCTCCTGGCCTTCGCACCGCAGCTTTAACTAAATAAATCACTGTTGCAATTATGCCGCACCTTTCACTGCCTAAGTCAATCCTGGCAGTACGGAGGTGCGGCTATTTTGTTTCAAGACGAAAAATCCGGGGTTAATGGATGCTATAACAGCTTGAATTTGAAGGGAGAGATTGATGATGGAACCGAATTACAAGGACAGAAGTGTTGAAGTGGAACGCACGGAGGTACACAAGAGATCGGATTCCAGCGTTGTCGCATCCACCTTTATCAAATATGCCGCGTATATTATTATCATTTTCGGAATTCTGTTCTTCCTGGTGAGATACGTCTTCCCGATGTTCTAATTCCCGGATGACTCTCCGGCCAATCAAAAAGCCACGCCTACCTCTGCGGTAGCCGCGGCTTTTGCTTTACATTCTTGGCTTTCGGATTCTTATACTTCCCTGTGAACGTAGTCACGGGATTCACCGGAATTGCGGTAAAAGAACCAGCATTCGTTCAGCATTTTGATCTGGCGCCGGTCTTTTTTGAAATAAGCCTTCATGAGCTGATGGCAGAGCCACTGCGGCAAGTGTACCCCTCCTCTAAGCATGCTTCCTATGTACAGATAGCATATGGGGAAAGGGGCCCAAAGGTGCGGCGGAGGTTAGCAAACCGGCAGATTCTGCTGTAAAAAAAGGCTAATGTACGCCCTCTTCTTCCTCTTCGTACCACTGCTCCAGCTGTGCCTGCAGCGCGCGGATCTCCGTCAGCAGCGAGATAAGCGGGTAATGGTTCTCCTGAATGGAGGCAAAAGCACTCTCCAGCCGGTTAATATATTCCAGTCCGGATTCCAGCCTGTACCCTTCACGCAGAAGCTCCAGGGAATCACATTCGGCAACCGCCAGCGGCAGGTCAGGCACATTCTCCGCGGTCAGCTTGTCGATCTCCTTATTGAGGCGAAGATTAAGCGCGCTCAATTGGTACGCATATTCCTCAGGCATTTCAACAAACTGCAGTTCCTGGTGCTGCTGCAAAATTACATACCGCATTTTCGGCATAACTCAGTCTCCCTCCGTACTTGTCTTCCTTCTTGACAGTTTAGCCTATGGGCAAGTTACAATTCAAGTAGAGAAGTTATTTTAAGTAGGAGAGGACTTGTGGGAGAACGCTATGACCAGTATGAGCATGAGCAATGAAGAGCTGCAGCAGTGGATTGAGCGGGTATCGCTCAGCAGCTTTGGCGTGCCGTTCCGGCACAGGGCCAGCTTTAACAGCAGACTTACGACGACGGGCGGCCGGTACTTTACCAAAAGCCATAATATAGAGATTAATCCGCAGCAGCTTGCCATGTATGGACATGAAGAGACCGAGAAGATTATTAAGCATGAGCTCTGCCACTATCATTTGCATTTGGCGAAGCGGGGATATATGCACCGGGATGCTGATTTCAAAAGCCTGCTGGCCAAGGTCGGCGGAAGCCGCTATTGCCAGAGCCTGCCCGGAGCCAAGGCGCGGAAGCCCCAGCCTTACAGATATAAGCTGGTATGCACCGCCTGTTCCACCGAATATCCGCGCAAGCGCCGGGCCGATCCGAAACGCTACCGCTGCGGTAACTGTGCGGGCAAGCTGAAGCTGGTCGCCCTGGAAGAAGGCAAAGGTCCGGTTACTTGATCACGAGGCCGAGCAGTCCGGCGAAGGAAGCCGCCTGATCCGCAGAAATGATGCAGCCCGGCAGATCCTCTATGTCCACCAGCAGTCCGGTGAATTCACAGCTGCTTAGGTCCGTATCCTTCAGCCTGACACCGGCCATGACAGCCTGATCAATCTTGCATTCCTCGAACGAGACCTTTTGGAAGATGCTTTGATAGTAATCCGCACTAACCAGTGAACTCTGCTCGAAGGAGATCAGCTTCAGATTCCCAAACCGGAAACTGGCAAAATCGCAGATCGACCCGATCACCCGGACGTTCTGGAACCGTGCTCTGGTGAAGTCTGTTCCGATCATTTTGCATTGTCTGAATTCTGTCCGGTGGACGAAGGCTTCGCTGAAATTTACGTTCGAGAGGTCGCAGTTCTCAAAGATCACATCCGTCAGCTCGATACCGCGGAGTGAGGAGTTGCTGATGATTACATTTTTGAAGAATACTTTATCGAAGGAGACCTTGTCCGCTTCCTGATATTCGAACTGTACATCGCTGATGAGGCAATTGCTATATTCCTCTTTGGTCTCTAGTAGATCTATCTGCTGCGGCGGCAAAAGAGCGGGGTCAGAGATTTTGGGAAGATCGATTTTGTCCTTCATGTAAACCTCCAATTGTAGGTAACAAACTTTTATATATGAAGATTATCTTTGTCTGGTAATTATTATGCAGTAAACTCTCTCGTGGATGCAAACAAACATTCTTCACAGGAGGGTTTATTTTGCTATGGGAAACGGGACAATTCTGCTGAAAAACGGGACATTAATCGATGGAACCGGACGGGCACCAATACATAATGTAACGATAGAAGTTGTACACGGCCGATTCGGCACTATTACACAACATGATGAAGGCAACCAGACAATAAATGAAAATGTACAGGAAATCGACCTGAACGGACTTGTAATCCTGCCGGGGTTTATTCATGCCCATGCGCACACCAGTTTTAAATATTTGCAGAATGAGCCTCTGCACGGGTATCACAAAGAGTATCTGGCCGGATGCCTTAAAGAGGGGATTACCACGGTCCGCGATGAGGGAATGACGACCAATGCGACGATTGATGATGTGATTGCACATACGAACGGGCTGGATCCCTTATCTTTTCCCCGAATAATCATCTCAGGCAAAGTATTTACGGCTCCCGGGGGATATGGCGGGCAAGAACCTATTGGGGTGGGGAGCGCTGAGGAAGCCAGACTTAAGGTGCGAGAGTTACTTGCGCAAGGGGTTCACTTCATCAAAACAGCACTTGAAGACGGGTACGATCCCAGCACGTTCGGATTGCCCAAGCTTAATCAGGAGATTCTCGAAGCTATCTGCCAGGAAGCCGCAAACAACGGAGCTTATGTGTCTGCTCATGTAACCAGCGCGCATAATCTGCAGATTCTGGTGAATGCGGGGATTAACGATGCGGCGCATATGATCTATGACTGTCTGGACGACGGCTTGATCACGCAACTGGTGGACAAGAACATTCGAATCGTCCCGACACTCACCGTACTGCAGATGTTCCAGGATAAGTTTGGAGTACCGCTATTGGCGCAGGGTCTGGATAATGTCCGCAGATTTGTGGAGGCAGGCGGAGAAATCGGTTTGGGTGATGATTTTGTGGAAGAAGAAGACCCTTGGTACCGGCTGGGCATGCCGTGGGAAGAGATCCGTTTATTAGGTGAGGGTGGACTTACCCCGATGCAAATTATTACAGCAGCAACCTTCAATGGTGCAAAAATATGTAATCTCTCTCACGAGCTAGGGACGGTTGAAACGGGTAAGAAGGCAGATTTGTTTGTTATTGATGGAGACCCGCTGGCCGATATAAATAATCTTCGCAAAGTTAAATTTGTTATGAAGGATGGCAATCTCCTATTTCCTTAATGAGGCTTAATAGTTATATAACAAGCGGCAGTCCGGGACATTCATTACTTCGTCCATGGCTGCCGTGTTTTTTTGTCGGGTCTTGCCCCAGACAGCCTTATTTAAGCTGCCCCATCCCCAGATTAACCCGGTAATTTCCAAACTCCAGCAGCTCATCCAAAAAAGCATTCAGCGCCACCTGATCCTCCAGGCGGACGCGCATCCAGTAGCAGCCTTCCCCGCTGACCCGGTGCAGCTCAGCCACACTGTCATGGTTCTTTGCAAACTGCTGAAAGGGGGGATGGGCGGCGTTCGAGCTCAAAAACACCGTGATAAAGGCAAGCAGGCTCTGTCCGATTTTGCTTGGATTCCAGCGGACAGTGTAGCCTTCGATAATCTCCAGCTCGCGCATTCTGCGGATTCGTGCGCCTACGGCCTGCCCGGTCATATGTACCTTTTCGCCAATTTCCTTATGACTGAGCGTGGAGTCCTCAATAAGATATTGCAGAATACGGTAATCCGTATCGTCGATCAGGTAGGAAGCCATTTTTAGATAATCCTTTCCGGATGAAAGTAGAAGAGGCCAATCTCTTTCGCGCCGCAATGTATAATGCAGGGGAGACATTCTATAATGAATTGTAGCAGAAGATTGCCTAAAGGAAGAGGTGGTTATGATGAAAATTCAACTAATCCGCAATGCGGCCCTATGGCTCGAATACGGCGGCATTACGTTTCTGATTGATCCGATGCTCAGCGAACAGGGTGTTAATCCGCCGATCGTAAATACAGAGAATGACCGCAGAAATCCGCTGGTACCCCTGCCGGGTCCGGTACAGCAATGGCTGGCTCCGGATGCCCTGCTCGTGACCCACCTGCACCAGGATCACTGGGATGCGGCAGCAGTTTCGCTTTTACCGCATGATCTGCCTTTGTTATGCCAGGAGGGGAATCAGGATCAGATTGCTGAACAAGGGTTTAGCAATATCACGGTGGTGCCTGATCATGAGCCGCTAAACTTTCAAGGGGTAACCTTAACACGTATTGGCGGACAGCATGGCACCGGATCCATCGGAGAGCTGATGGGCAAGGTGTCCGGCTTTATTATCCGGGCTGAAGGCGAACCTGTGCTATATTTGGCCGGAGACACGATCTGGTGTGGGGAGGTCAAGCAGGCGCTGGACGGGCATCGTCCTGAAATAATCATCGTTAACGCCGGCGGTGCGCGGTTTGTAACAGGCGGTCATATCACAATGGATGAACAGGATGTAGTGGATGTATGCCGCTATGCACCATCCGCATCCGTGATCGCCGTGCATATGGATGCAATCAACCATTGCCTGGTGACCCGTGATTTACTCAAAGCCCGTCTGGAGCAAGAGAATTTGCTGGAGCGTGTAGCTCTTCCGAGAGACGGAGAATGGGTCAGTCACAATTATTAACAGTATAGCCTCATATATAATAGTAGAAGTATGGAGAACAGCCGGAGGATTCAACTTCCAAATGTAACCGTTTCTAAAAATCCGCCCATCCGCTTGACGGGACCACAAAATCATGATAAATTATTTCTTGTTCATGTTAATGTTCCCTGATAGCTCAGTTGGTAGAGCACTCGACTGTTAATCGAGTTGTCACAGGTTCGAGTCCTGTTCGGGGAGCCATTTACTTGGAGAGATACCCAAGTGGCTATAAGGGGACCCTCTGCTAAGGGGTTAGACTGCGTAAGCGGTGCGAGGGTTCGAATCCCTCTCTCTCCGTCCGAATTTTACTTACTGTATGAAGAGCTCCTGATCGCGGGAGCTTTTTTTATTGTCTACCTATGAAATTTCAAAATCTCCCCCTCAGGGAGATTTTTTTGTTGGGGATATAAGTCTTTTGTCAGCTACTCTAACGCAAAAACTATAGTATACTACAGAATACTATTTTATTCTACCAATGCACCTCGGTGCCCCTTTAATAAATTGAAGGATTGAAGCTGTAAAGAGACAAATGTTATATTATTTGCGCAAAAATAAAGTATTGTATTAGAAAAGGAAAGAAATCCAAAAAACAAAGACCTCCTAAATCCTCTATATTCCTCCGTTTTACTCCTGATTTCGCGGTTTGATTAAAATATCTCACTCATAATTTACAATCATTGTTATATTATCTAACATTAATTTTCGAATTTTATATTAAAAACACACTTTTTTAGTGACGGGCAAATAACCCTGTGTTAATATAAATAACATCTTAGAGGGAAAAACAGAAAGCAAGGCAGAGAAAGGGGAATTTTAACTATTATGAGAAAAGGGGATGGCGATGGAGTACTTCATTCAGCAACTAATTAACGGAATTTCCGTGGGCAGTATTTACGCTCTGATCGCCCTTGGCTACACAATGGTTTACGGGATTATCAAGCTGATCAATTTTGCTCACGGCGATGTGTTTATGGTCGGATCGTTTATCGGGCTATATAGTGCCAAATATTTGGCGAATGCCGGTTTTCCGCCGGTGGTTGTACTGCTCTTGTCGCTGATCATCTCGATGACCATGAGTGCTTTGCTGGGGATCACAATTGAACGTCTGGCTTATAAGCCGCTTCGTAAGTCTACAAGGATCGCGGCGTTGATTACAGCAATCGGCGTATCGTTTTTACTGGAATATGTCGGAGTACTTATTCTTGGACCACAGGCGCAAGGGTTTCCGGATATCATGGTTAAGAAACAATATGAGTTATTCGGCAGTTCGATCCAGGTTGATTCGAATCAGGTCATGATTCTGATTACAACAATCGTCTTAATGCTTATTCTGCAATATATCGTACGTTATACTAAGACCGGCAAAGCTATGCGGGCGGTTTCGTTCGATATGGAGGCGGCGCGGTTGATGGGGATCAACGTAGACCGCACGATATCGGCAACCTTCGCGATCGGTTCGGCACTTGCTGCAGCTGCCGGCGTAATCTTCGGTATGACTTACAACTCCGTTGATCCGCTCATGGGTGTTATGCCGGGACTCAAAGCTTTCGTGGCCGCAGTGCTTGGAGGGATCGGTAGTATTCCGGGAGCTCTTGTAGGCGGACTGCTGCTGGGAACGGTTGAGACTGAAATTTCATCGCTGGGTTATTCCTCCTGGCGTGATGGTGTGGCCTTTGCCGTGCTGATTCTGATCCTGATCTTTAAACCATCCGGGCTGTTTGGCAAGAATGTCCGGGAGAAAGTGTAGGTGGAGAACAGCATGAAAAAGTTGAATAAGAAATTCTGGATGGGCATTATTCTTGCCTTAGCGTTCTATGGGATTGTTCAAATTCTTCTAACAACGGGAATCTTTAATGATGTAACCAGATCCATGTTGCTCCTGATCGGCGTCAATGTGATGCTGGCCGTCTCACTCAACCTGATTAACGGGATTACGGGGCAGTTCTCCATTGGACACGCCGGGTTTATGTCTGTAGGTGCTTATACCTCGGCTATTCTGACGCTTGACTATGATGTGCCGTTCATTCTGGCCATTGTGGCGGGCGGAATTGTAGCTGCACTATGCGGCGTGCTGATCGGGATGCCGACCCTTCGGCTGAACGGTGACTATCTGGCTATTGCAACGCTGGGATTCGGCGAGATTATCCGGATTATCCTGCTGAATACGGAATATGTCGGCGGCGCTTCGGGGCTCAGCGGTATTCCGGCAAAGTCGACATGGACCATTATTTTCTTCTTTGCTCTATTCACTATCGTTCTAATTAATAACTTTATCCGTTCTACGCATGGCCGGGCTTGTCTGGCAATCCGCGAGAATGAAATTGCCGCAGAGGCAATGGGGATCAACACGACAATGTATAAGGTTATTGCCTTTACCATCGGCGCGTTGTTTGCCGGTATGGCTGGCGGCTTGTCTGCTCATACCTTCTATGTCATCACTCCGGGCAGCTTTAACTTCCTGAAATCATTCGAAATTCTTGTAATGGTCGTTCTGGGGGGACTAGGCAGTACGGCGGGCTCAATCGTAGGTGCAGTCTTCGTTACCCTGTTGTACACCTATCTCCGTGAATTCCCGGAATGGCGGATGATTATTTATTCGATCGTTCTGATTATGATGATGATTTTCCGTCCGAGCGGTCTGCTTGGCAAAACCAAAATCAATTTCGGCAAGTTTGGTAAAAAGGAGGCAAAGCCAAATGGCAGCATCAGCGACAGCAGTACTCCTTGAT of the Paenibacillus pedocola genome contains:
- a CDS encoding DinB family protein, with translation MQNKISDVLLQNWDYAMDIEDWAPPLSAALEGVNAEQASWKPGEAGNSIWETVNHLTYYKERLLIKLKGLPKLPDLESNDATFTVTERGEEAWGQAVAKLKSVHASLREVIEALEEGIYDWGGSGHAPGEEVMSLILHDCYHTGQIVLVRKLQGSWPSHRSFN
- a CDS encoding CGNR zinc finger domain-containing protein; translation: MLWEDYINSYWRDWRTGDRSHDKDRLEDPQWLAEWLAQHDLPAAAPPVAFELQQLKELRSLLWAEVQKLVQGAQPDQTLLDQLNRYMAEGPSIRQIMRKPDKPPKLSLLPQRSDWGQIMAEIAASFAEAVLEKETSRIRICDNPDCLWVYYDDTRNRSKRYCDDKLCGNLMKVRRFRARKKAGEEVTE
- a CDS encoding amidohydrolase family protein — translated: MGNGTILLKNGTLIDGTGRAPIHNVTIEVVHGRFGTITQHDEGNQTINENVQEIDLNGLVILPGFIHAHAHTSFKYLQNEPLHGYHKEYLAGCLKEGITTVRDEGMTTNATIDDVIAHTNGLDPLSFPRIIISGKVFTAPGGYGGQEPIGVGSAEEARLKVRELLAQGVHFIKTALEDGYDPSTFGLPKLNQEILEAICQEAANNGAYVSAHVTSAHNLQILVNAGINDAAHMIYDCLDDGLITQLVDKNIRIVPTLTVLQMFQDKFGVPLLAQGLDNVRRFVEAGGEIGLGDDFVEEEDPWYRLGMPWEEIRLLGEGGLTPMQIITAATFNGAKICNLSHELGTVETGKKADLFVIDGDPLADINNLRKVKFVMKDGNLLFP
- the cmpA gene encoding cortex morphogenetic protein CmpA, yielding MPQWLCHQLMKAYFKKDRRQIKMLNECWFFYRNSGESRDYVHREV
- a CDS encoding TetM/TetW/TetO/TetS family tetracycline resistance ribosomal protection protein yields the protein MNQQQRTERMNIGIFAHVDAGKTTTTEHILYESGRIRALGSVDSGTAVTDSMEVERQRGISVRAALASFTWQGVEVNLVDTPGHVDFLSEVERSLRVMDCAVLILSAVEGVQAQSEMIWNALRKLGIPTLIFVNKMDRTGADPEAVLAQARTYLSGDIIPVQQPLGKEQGYSGAADLWDAHSDAAARTEMLEALAERDEALLELYMSGGEPDLSNWKREMQAASAAGRLFPLVYGVAAKGLGITELLDAMIDYFPRAGGDASQPLSGLVYNIQRDKSMGRMAFVRLYQGTIRNRDTVTNYSQEVQAKVTQIRKVEGGRTEDVGSLTAGDIAVVYGLSGVRIGDVLGSPDAIPQEAKLAVPLLTVRVFWGADTDDHKVIGALQELADEDPQLGAEWLPEERELHIKVMGPIQLEVLDSVLESRYGLKVTFGPPSVIYKETPSGTGEGYIAYLMPKPCWAILRFHIEPGLPGSGLVYESVVRSSDLLPQYQNETARRVPEALQQGLCGWEVTDLKVTLVEGNHHVWHTHPLDFAVATPMGIMDGLNRIGTTLLEPILAVRIVVPEENAGRVMNDLVQMRGSFEPPVLQGERMIIEGRLPLATSLDYPVTLSSYTKGRSTFTSAFAAYEPCPPDVHAERTRRGVNPLDQAKYILSVRKALQG
- a CDS encoding hydrolase/acyltransferase; this encodes MPKMRYVILQQHQELQFVEMPEEYAYQLSALNLRLNKEIDKLTAENVPDLPLAVAECDSLELLREGYRLESGLEYINRLESAFASIQENHYPLISLLTEIRALQAQLEQWYEEEEEGVH
- a CDS encoding Lrp/AsnC family transcriptional regulator, whose translation is MASYLIDDTDYRILQYLIEDSTLSHKEIGEKVHMTGQAVGARIRRMRELEIIEGYTVRWNPSKIGQSLLAFITVFLSSNAAHPPFQQFAKNHDSVAELHRVSGEGCYWMRVRLEDQVALNAFLDELLEFGNYRVNLGMGQLK
- a CDS encoding pentapeptide repeat-containing protein, with amino-acid sequence MKDKIDLPKISDPALLPPQQIDLLETKEEYSNCLISDVQFEYQEADKVSFDKVFFKNVIISNSSLRGIELTDVIFENCDLSNVNFSEAFVHRTEFRQCKMIGTDFTRARFQNVRVIGSICDFASFRFGNLKLISFEQSSLVSADYYQSIFQKVSFEECKIDQAVMAGVRLKDTDLSSCEFTGLLVDIEDLPGCIISADQAASFAGLLGLVIK
- a CDS encoding histidine phosphatase family protein, producing MRTIIYFIRHAESLYAEGQERSRGLSERGMGDALRVRTILQNESVDVFVSSPYERAVQTIKPLADAMCKDIIIVEDLRERTIGDIGGLSFPAAKQRVYQDFHLAFAEGESSAAARTRGVQALERLLEEYAGMNLALGTHGDIMTLMLNHFDPQQYNYEFWKSASMPDIYKTEFDGKQLLSVVRAWEQRP
- a CDS encoding MBL fold metallo-hydrolase, which produces MKIQLIRNAALWLEYGGITFLIDPMLSEQGVNPPIVNTENDRRNPLVPLPGPVQQWLAPDALLVTHLHQDHWDAAAVSLLPHDLPLLCQEGNQDQIAEQGFSNITVVPDHEPLNFQGVTLTRIGGQHGTGSIGELMGKVSGFIIRAEGEPVLYLAGDTIWCGEVKQALDGHRPEIIIVNAGGARFVTGGHITMDEQDVVDVCRYAPSASVIAVHMDAINHCLVTRDLLKARLEQENLLERVALPRDGEWVSHNY
- a CDS encoding SprT family protein, with protein sequence MTSMSMSNEELQQWIERVSLSSFGVPFRHRASFNSRLTTTGGRYFTKSHNIEINPQQLAMYGHEETEKIIKHELCHYHLHLAKRGYMHRDADFKSLLAKVGGSRYCQSLPGAKARKPQPYRYKLVCTACSTEYPRKRRADPKRYRCGNCAGKLKLVALEEGKGPVT